In Acipenser ruthenus chromosome 1, fAciRut3.2 maternal haplotype, whole genome shotgun sequence, the genomic stretch CATGGGAATTTGTTGATTTAACTGCCAAGTGGCTAATATCGTCTTGGAGtgaatttcagtttttaattgaCTCCAAGGGCTTTGTATGTTTCCATGGTACCATATTTAGCTACTGTATGAATTCTGAAGGAATTATGAAAGCAACTTATTTCCTTGCTAACATAAATTATTAAACATGGGAGGGGTAACAGGGTCAAtaatattttacacttttttgGAGAGCACATCTAACATTtagtcaaaatgtatttattcacctACAGTTTAGTTGTAATAACGTAAACAATATTGCAACCTAACTACCCATACCTTTGAAAACGGCATgcactttctttcttttcccaCTGTCGGTGGCTATTTTCAGACATGAACTTTAGAATATCCCTTCGAGAGGAAATACCTCTAAAGAGTGTTGGTATATTAATACTTGAAACTGCATTTTTGTGGAGCTGCAATGCTTTAGCTTCAAgatcctaaaataaaaaaaataaacatcacttGAGTGGGAAATTATCTTATTCAGTTATTATGCATAAGAAAACTTGCTTGCATGTTTGGAGACATAAATgcatttgtatatactgtattacttttaattactgccgccctcgaattaacgcctcactcggatatcagatttgtaatgtaatatttaaattttttcccctaccccagctcaaataaatgcagcacataataaagaaatgcatacaaaacacagtatggcaaaacattacaaatagaaacaaaatgaattgaataaactttaataaaatgtatttaaaagaatacaattacaCCCTGGAGCATACCGGTATTTTACTGTAAGGTTTATGGaacccaaaacaaaaaaaggatacCGTAGGTACACGGCACTATGTACTGATACAgcagcactaaaataaatatatatatatatttatatatactgtatatatataggaattagcaagaaaagtaatacattttagttgtaatgcaggagctgtatgattattatttaagtttcttaaatgcatttctgttttggtcGTATGCAAGGTATTTTGGCTAATAAGAGACGCTGCAGAATCCTGATCCAGACAGGAAGTTCGGAGAGTGGGGGGGGGTTGTATccgcagaaataaacttcaatatacaCCTCCCTCAAAtaaatactgcaataaaaaattGCGCCTTTTGAAAACCATAGTACTTCTAATTCACGGGGCATTTTCTGAGGCtgtaaggatagagcagaggaagcagaaacaagcTTGTTAATGGGACGGAGGCGGACAAAGAGAGCCTGGACAGAAGGTGAGCCGATCGCATGGACTTAGAGGCGGGCTTGGAGGGGCCCAGACTTGAAGTTAGGATAGGAAGAGATCCCCGACCGATGAGCCGCTTTATGAAGGACTGGGCTTGGTCGAAGGCTGAAGCCTCGAAGATTTGAAAACACATAAAAAGGCTCTGACTCGGCAGAGGCGCCTCTCGGGGCGAAGGAAAGTCTGATGAATCAGGACCTGAAAGGAGAGATAGAAAAGGGTTCCCTGACTGATCTGGTGCTGCCCTCGGGTGAGGTTAAGAAAAGGTTAGTGTGAGATGATATGTGTATACCTGCTGAtaagtggagaggaaaaaccccttTGCacttaggggaaaacctctggtggacccGGAGGACAGGTAGCCCCCACATTGGGCATGTTAACAATTTTTTGATGGGCTTCGGCTATGTCGGTAGATGATGAATGAATATATGAATCgcaatatataaaaacacaatattttttgATTGTGTGGATATTGATGTTGGCCTTGGCTGCAGAAGTGGCTGCTCcgattctaaatgaatgaggggtattattattattattatttgtttatttagcagacgcctttatccaaggcgacttacagagactagggtgtgtgaactatgcatcagctgcagagtcacttacaattatgtctcacccgaaaaacggagcacaaggaggttaagtgacttgctcagggtcacacaatgagtcagtggcggaggtgggatttgaaccgggaacctcctagttacaagccctttactttaaccactggagggTATAGAATTGAGGAGGTATAGAATTGAGGAGGCAGGCCTGCTCAGGAAACAAGGGTAGCAAGATGAGAGGAGAACCAGTGGCGGGATATAATTGTGCGGGAGGAGTCCATGAACAGTAGGTCTGATGGAAGAAATGGTTTCATAGAGGCAATGTACTTTGAGGGGCATACTGGCGAGTCGATTTTTTTTAGAGTTGAATGAAATGCCCTTGGAGAAGCTGCTGAGGAAGCTCAGGGCCCTTTGCGCCCCATATTCTGGAAACAAGGGCAGAGAGgtgagatgccgaccatcctatgtcttagttaatacaggatcaatcagcggtttgctactatcatgtcttcttagaatggaaaaggtgaactcacattcagagactTGGgtttctcctaatagtggaactccttaactcataatcaagacagatttccagtcttgtaccacgtctctcaccatgtattaatgctatTTGAGAGGATGAGTGGACATACAACTAGactgctgaggaagtcaagcgccccgtatttatttatttatttatttttattttattagatggggattagcattagccttgactgtgGAAATGGCTGCCACGACCtgagtattggaggaaagctggagcgttggaagctctagaggagagcagttgcagatttaaacagtaaactaaagcaacttttgcatgctgcagtagtgagcagatctgaagtgGGAGCcaagatctgctgtagtgaggagcgatTAACAGTAGAGGGCGGGgtctgctgaacagtgcagagaaCTGAGGAAGTAAATGAAGgagtgctgtcagtagtgtgcagtggtctgctgtagagagcagagatctacTGAATGCGGTAGATATTGATTTTTGAGTGTTAAGGCAGTTTAGATCGTGCCGCAGATGGGGCTGCCTTCAGgtagagatgaagaatgcatagatctgaggcagctgcagaacctgagagacTGGAGAGGCTGGAGACTTAATGGTTGCAGAAAAGACTAACGCTGGAGCTCCTGCAGCCAAATAGAGAAGCTGAATGATGAGAAGAATCACCGGTGCAGGTAGGAAAATAATTGatcatatcttggcagcgctgtgcagagaaatgacctgcagtgagcgaggcaacgaagtttagatattagctaTGACGTTTAAGCTGAAGCACGAATGATGgagtctgagcgtttgctacaaagtGAAAACACTAGACAGGGGAAGGGCGTAAGATTGTGGCTTAAATAGACAGTTAGTGATGATAGACATTAATTAGGCAGCCTCAACTCCTGCCCCTTGAATCTTACATTTACTGCCACCCTTGAATAAGTACCACCCTTGAATAAGCGCTgcagctgtttttagcaatttaaaataaacgctgcggCGTTAATTGAAAGTAATACGCTTCATACACACATGTGTACTGTACTCTCTAACACTCTGTGTCCCAAATCTATACTGGAACTATGTTGGAATGGAGTGtacaatatatattgtgtgtAACTGGCGTGGATTTATGGGGTCCCACAATGATCTTCAAAAACATTTACCCTGAGCGGTCATGAATTTTGGGGTCATGATTTGCACTGTTTTCTCAATCAGACTGACACATCAGCAGCTCACCTATTGAGGGCTGAACAATACAGTACATTGGTAATGACTGGTTGGTTGTTCCTAAACCTTTGTACAGCATTTTCTTATGATATGCTGCTCTGTACATACTGTGGGTGTGGGTCATGATGATTACtaattgttgtatttaaatatgtggTGTGGAGGGATGGGGATCCTACAATATTTACtttattaacattacatttattctagcattctgtttaaatattgtaaCACTAATTAGAAAGCTCATGcataacgggcagcagtgtggagtagtggttagggctctggactcttgaccggaggactcttgagcaaggtactttacctagattgctccagtaaaaacccaactgtataaatgggtaattgtatgtaaaaataatgtgatatctgtataatgtgaaatagtgtataatgtgatatcttgtaacaattgtaagtcgccctggataagggcgtctgctaagaaataaataataataatatggtattCCTTTCAAAACAAAAAGCCACAgggatataaatataaatacagttataaatgcaaacaatataaaaaataccaCATCTActgcttataaaaaaaaacccaaccgaAACAAAACTAAATTTGCACATTTCATAACATAGGTTACAAAAAAGATCTGTGGATGGGTGTGGTTAAGTTGGATAAAACAGCCCACAACCTTTGTTTTAGCTAcagaaaatatacagtaatggTACTTACTGGATCCTTTGGCTGAAAGTACATAGGGATTGGCCTTCCTGTCAATGGCCTCGTCTTCAGACCACAGTGGCTTCTTTCTTGGTGGAGCTCTGCTGCATTATATTTTGCAGGTCGACTACGTTTATCATTACAGAATGAACCAGTGCTGATCTGAGTGTTTGAATCCTGAGACATGTTTAGTTCAAGGTCCTCAACTTTACTTTCTGCACTGGAATATATTGTAATGCTTTCTTCCATATAGTTTGCACCAGCACATTGGCCAGCACTATGTATAACATTGCCCTCTTGTTCACAGGAGTGGCTATGGACCTCAAAAGGCTGATCTCTTTGAAGGATTTCCTCCACATACAAATAACGCCTTTTCTGTTTCCCTTTTAAGTCGACTGAAGAACCAGTGTCAATCGGTTCCCAAGCTACACTGTTGGCTTCTACCAACTCTGCTGATATGGAGGAAGTATTTTGCACCTGTAGGTATTTATAGTCATGCATAGGGGCTTCCTCTGTATTGTTTGGGTCTGTTTGGGGGTGTTCTGAGATGCCTGGGTGCTTTATGTTGTTATCACATTCAGTATTTGATGACAGCGACATAAGATCACTAGGTGAGCACCCAGTATCTTCAGCACTGTGAACCACTTGGCTGAAATCTCCTTCACttagtgctgttttgggtttGCATTCCTGGGGACCTCGGTCTGAAGTATCATAAGTCACAGCACTGTGTTTAACTTCAGAACAGGTAGTTATCTCTGTTGTACCTGGATCGTCCTGAAGCATCTGCAATTCAGTTCTGCATTCCTTCGTGCTTTCCGATACATGATCGTCCTTCTTATGGAACTCTCCACAGTTATCCATCCTTCTTGCAAATACTTTTTCAACTTCAGCTTCATTGATATTGCTGAGCATGCTGCGGGAGGATATTAAAAAACTGTCCTTTCCCTCCATTACAGTTCTGAGGGGCTGCTGATCAGGGATGTCATACTGCTGTGTGGCTTTCAAATTCAAAGAGctgagtaaaacaaacaaacaaacaaacaaataactaaaTCATGAAACCTAatttaattccccccccccccaagaaacaTTATTTCATGAAATTATTTTCTACTATTAACCCTGTGAGTATTACGAACGTACCAGTACGTtctctgctctctggtccccagggagtacgaacgtatctgtacgttctgcaactttaaacttgaattactgagcctacaaaagtTCTGATAACAAGATATTGGGTTATATTTTatctaaaataatatatattacatttctttagtTTTGCATTGTGAGGCATATATTTGGGAAAAAATGCTGCAGGGTTCTGCTGAATGATTCGTAATTGCAACATCCTAAGCATGTCATTTTCCATAAACCCCTGCAGTCAAATTTGCTAACCTGCTGTGACTCCAGGCAGCCTCTCTGGTTGTTGCTAATTCTTTAATATGTATGAGCTCACTAGTGAAGCAGGACTGGCACGGATGATGTGGTTCTTGGACCACAATGCTTTGCAAACACCCAGGATTCAAACAGGACACCATTTTTATCGGTTTTCTGGGGGCGTTTTTCAAAAGAAGCTGTGAAACTTTTTGTAAAATTAAGTACTGAAAAAAACAGAAGGCTGTTTACAATCAAGAACTGTAATTACATTAAATTTGCCTGTGTTGCTGTTATCAGCATATCTGCATACAGATTCTAGCAGACCCACTGGACTAATTTGAACATCGCCTACCTTATCTCTTTCCAAATCAAAACTATAAACACCAAAGGTTATTAAAACAACCCCTGCATTTATCCTCAAAGGCATAAAGTGATGCCTAAAGCTACAGCTTACCTATGTTTCAATGCTCTATGTTGCTCTATGTTAATTAGATGCGTACATTGCTAACCTGCCCGTGCATCCAGTGGTCCCTAACTAATGGCAGCTTTAACAACCTATACATCATTTCTCATTCAGGACTTCCTAAGCAGAATCCTATAAAGATGGCTTGCTTTTATTTCTTGCTTTTTTCAagcagttatttaaaaaactttTAACAGCTTCCGAGGAGGACACtgatcatttaaacaaataacacagaaAGAGGAAACCAGAACTAGAACTACAACATGTTTCAGTGTCTGCATTACTGTGCCCAGAAAACAGGATTAGTTCCCAAAAATCTGAAATGAAATAGCAGCTTTTCATAAGGAGAAAACTAGCTGATGATTGAATGAACGAgaattcaatttatttttaattcacaactAAATTTGTatcaaatttaattaaaaaaataaatatatattatgaaaAAATCTCTGAAGTTAGCACCCATTTTGGCTGTGGTAATGTGAAGGTAATTATAAAAAGGCAATAAACTGAAACCTTGCAGATGTTGTATTTTTCCCAGCAGCACTCATCAGTCTCTCACTCTCAGCAGTCTTCAAGGGCCCTTTTACCTGAAATGACacataattaacatttaaaaactgtacaAGAATACAGTTAATTAATGCAAGGTACTCTATTAGAATTAAGAGCTAGCATGATTTAAATGCAGCTCATACATTTATCTTCAACTAGTCATTGTAGGGAGTCTTAGTTTGTCGAGCACATCATTAAGTGCTTTGTTGCTAAAAAAGTACTGCACCTACCGTAGGGCTAACAGAATAATTCCACAGAACCCTGCCTAACATGATCCACTAAAACTTCATAGGCCTCACATTTCCctataaaagacaaacacaatTTGATAAACATGTATTGGATTTTTCAATGATATTTTAATGAACTACATTTACATATCActgcttttaaatatttcaaagctACACTCAGCCGCATCGCTGCATTCTTCATTAAACGGCCACATAAAGGAACGTAGACACTGAAAACTATATAGGGACTTCTTGTCCCATATAACTGTTTTAACTGTGTGTCAAATGCCAACATCTTGGATTAAAATCCCACACTTCTAATcttctttttatatttaaatgttcataaaaaattacattttaaaactgtttagtACATGCTCGCTTTGCTGTGTTTGGATCTGTGACTTTTGCTGCTATTATTACATTCCTCACTCATCACAAGCTCACTTGAAGCATCATTAAAATATGGCCCAAAACGACGTCAATAACACGGAAACATGGCAAATCAACAACCAACAATCAACAAAACTGGGAGGAACGTAAACTAAGTCTAACGGGTTACCATACAGTAAATTAACAAATGtggttaaaactgaaataaaaataataaaaaaaactattgtaaaaGAACTATTAATTCTCAATATCCCAAAACCTGGTGATCAAAAATATACTGTACTGAACCTGATACCTTAGCTCAGATGTCGCCAGAAGCCGTGCAGCTTTTAAGGACATAAAGACAAGGCTATACAAACAGGGTATTAAGTTTAGCTTGCTCTATCCAGCCAGGCTTCGTATTTTCTTTAAGGGTCGGAATTTGATCGTCACTTCACAGTACAGGAGGCTGAAGCTTTCTATAAAAGTGACATTCTCCCTTGCCTGGATGCCAGCAACACCTCCCCCCCAAGTTAAACACAGTTAAGTTGCGATATATTATGCTCCTTTTCCGTTTTGTTTTTGTAGACCATGCTGAACTTGTCAACAGGGTTTTAATTAAACCCTGGTTTCAGTGGCTAACATGCctggctgtcttttttttttttttcatttcttataTATTCTGTACAGATAACTATTTCAAACTGTTACTGTTTACACATAcagagtgtttttattttgtatatttatgtgTCTGTATGTTCATACTGTATACgtgtgtatgtttgtatgtgcatatatatatatttctttttttttctcttctcccTTTTTTTCAACATGGGCACGGGCTAAACAATTATTTGCGTAGACTTGAGAGACTTTCAGTATTTTATTATGTTAATTAgttttccatttaaaaacattacGCTGTAAGTAGGTTGAGTTGGACTGCTTAATACTGGCCGTGGTACCTGTACTGCTAGTGTCaaatagttttttggtttttttggtgACAGCTGGATTGGGTCGCTACTGTCTTTGCTTACTTGCATATTTAAGTCTCTTTAATAgtataactatttgtttattcaatctttttttaaaaatatttatttattattttcctccaaaatttttctttttttgaaaatgtttattttttgggtTGTAATCTTTCACTTCTGTGGGTTTTGGTATGTATAACACATGTGTGAACGGGCATTCACCTGATGAGTGGGTAATATCATCTCTTTCAATGCTCAAAAGAACAAACGTCGTAAGAAGAGACTGTCAGAGCTAACTGATCATATTCTTCAGCTGGATCAGCAGTATGCTGCTGCACCCACCTCTGATTTGTATAAGGAGTGACAGACTCTGATTTACTTGCTTCTCAAGGGGTAGAAAAACAACTACTCAGATCGCGCCATGTTTTGTATGAACATGGTGATAAAGCTAGCAAGCTTTTGGCTCACCAATTACCCCAATCCAGTGCTTCTCATTTGATTACTGAAATTTGAACACAGTCAGGCTCTGTTACAACTGAGCAAAAAACTATTAATGAgcaatttaaatgattttattcaAACTTGTATACTGAATCTGTTACGGATCATTCTTTAATTGATTCTTTCTTTCATAATCTCGACCTGCCTTCTATTAACCTCCAATCAAAAGCTAGAGGAGCCCTTTATAAAAAATGTTCAGCCCAACTCTCCCCATTTTTGATGTCTGTGTTCACTGAATCATTTAAGTCACAGTCTCTCGCCCCTACACTTTATCAAGCCTCAATATCCTTACTGTTAAGAATAAGGACACTCTCAAATAAATGCAGCTCGGATCACCCAGTTTCAATACTTAACGTAAATTTCAAGATTTTGGCCAAGGCTTTAGCTCGCAGGTGCAGCAATTATTCCTTCTATTGTTTCTTTACATCAGACAGGTTTCAACTTAAGATGTctatttaataatttatatacATCTTCTACTCACCCGGACCCTGAAGTACTTATTTCATTAGATGCTGAGAAGGCTTTTGACCACGTAGAATGGGACTTTGCTCTCTTTGCTACCCTTCAAAAATTGGGATTTGGTCAAAACTTTATTTCTTGGATAAAATTACTCTATACATCCTGTTGCCTCAGTTCGTACCAACAATATGAACTCGGGATACTTTTCTTTGCAGCGTGGAACCCGTCAGGGATACTTCCTATCCCCTCTATTATTTGCCACTGCAATTGAGCCCCTTGCTGCTTCCATTCACAGTAATCAGTGTGTTAGTGGGGTGGTCCGTGGAGGATTGGCGCAAAAGGTATCTTTGTATGCTGATGATCTCCTTATTTATCTCACCCTTCTACATCCCGTCCTCATGTTCTGTCTACCCTGGATCAATTTGGTAAATTTTCTGGATACAAACTCAACTTACATAAAAGTTAATTATTACCAGTCAATCCTGCGGCAGCACGTTGTCAATTTGTGATTTAAAATTACTTATGCTAAATTTACATATCTAGGAATTTCGATAACAATGTCCTATGTAGATCTCTTTAAATCTAATTTCACCCCCTTACTGGAACATACTAAACACGATTTTACCCACTGGTCCAATTTGCCTCTCGCTTGCTGTCCGCATTAATTCAGTTAAAACGAATGTGCTACCTAAATTCTTATCCAGTGTATTCCTATTTTTATTCCTAAATCTTTTTTCAAGATGCTGGATAGACTAATCTCATCTTTTATATGGAATAAGAAAAACCTGCGTATTCACAGGTCCTTCCTTCAAAGGCCTAAACAGTTGGGAGGATTGGCCTTGCCCAACTTTCAATTTTATTATTGGTCAGCTAATATTCGTTGTATCACATACTGGCTCCACCATCATCTACAGCAGACAGGGTCTGCCTGTCTACTGATTGAAGCTGCCTCCTGTCAGCCTACATCTTTACCAGCATTGATATGTTCCTCACTGTCTCTTTCCTTCACACAGTTTAGTTCTAATCCTATAGTAAAACATTCCCTTAAGATTTGGGCCCAATTTAGACTGAATTTTGGTTTTCAATCTCAATCAATGTTCTCTCCCATTACTTTGAATCATAATTTTGTACCCTCTTTGAATGATATTTCCTTCCAAGCATGGCATGGTAAGGGTCTAAAATTTGTGAAAGATCTGTATATTCATGATAATGTTGCGTCTTTCTCAAAAATCTAATATTCCAACGTAACAGGggtgagatctgtgctgactcttctagtgcgttcatagtgctgcagaaagatatccgcctgtcagtcatggcagtgacacagagaggtgggagagagggtgtgttggctttccctctctctgagtggctgtttacctgtgggtatttctgtggacctgtctaccattgctggtattcagaccacggacaacagcgccctctgcaggctaaaataaatcacttggaaaaaataaaaataaataaataaataaaactgggcacctgtgcggtgttgtcAACTCTTCtatctcccgtgtcagtgaatacccacacccttccacatcCAAATACACTTCTTTCGCTACTTGCAGATTCGACACTTTGTGCGTAGTAAGGTGGACTCACCCCAATTTACCCGATGAATCCCCCATCAATTCTCTACTTAAACTTAATCCTCAATGTAGGGGTATGATTTCTAAAATTTATAATTCCATTTTTTCCTTACATTGTCCTTCAATAACTACTATAAGGGCTGCCTGGCAGAAGGACCTTGGCTTTAAATTTACATTTGGAACTCTATTTTAAGAGTACACTCCTGTTCTATTTGTGCACGTCACACTCTGATTCAATTCAAAATCCTTCATCACATCCACAAGTCCACAACTAAATAGGGAAACATTTATCCTAATATTGATCCTACATGTGATAGATGTAAGCAGGCTCCAGCCTCATTGATCCATATGTTTTGGACCTGTCCCAGGCTAGCTGCATTTTGGAACTTTGTCTTTGAGACCTCCCAAAATTTTTATTTGCCCATTGACCCAATACCACTTATAGTGATATTTGGTGTTGCACCTGATGGGCTTCCTTTGTCCAAACTCCAATCCAGCACCCTGGCTTTCGCATCTCTTTTGGCCCGCTGCCTTATTTTGATGAATTGGAGGCAAGCTGTCCCACCCTCTCATGTTCAGTGGATTAGAGACATCATGCAATTCCTCAAACTTGAAAAAATCAGATTTACTCTTAAGGGATCTAGTATTAAATTCTATACTGCATGACAGGCCTTTCTCTCATATTTTGACACCTTACAACTTACAGCCCCCACTCCCTAACTCCTATTATTGTTGACTGCACTTTCTCGCAATAGTCTGAGCCCAActcttttcctttatttatttattttttcttctttcctcTCTCTATAGGGTCCTGTATTTAATGCAGGTACTtgtgttaatatactgtatgctgtacACTTGTAGGTAATGCTAATAAGATGATTTagcttatacatttatttatttatttacttattttatagcttatacatttatttatttatttacttatttgatTCTTTCTTTCATAATCTCGACCTGCCCTCTATTAACCTCCAATCAAAAGCTAGAGGAGCCCTTTTCTATTGAGGAAATAACAGTAATGCAGTAATTTTCAATGACTTTTTTTCTCACTGTTTCTGTattatatgttattttattttctatttttttttacatctgaaagcagaaaattaataaaaaaagaattgaaaataaataaataaatagggcaGCGTGTTCTTTTAGTGCCAGAATACAGAAGCGTTTGGAAAGCTATTGTTAAGTGCCTAAATAAATGTGGATTGCTTATTTATCTTGTTGATTCCTTTCTTATAAAACTCAAAAACTGTTGGTACATACACAACAAATTCAGTAATAGCGCCTGAACTGTGTGAGCTGAAAACTCTTACTGTGACCTGTTTTAATAGAAGTTGTCCAGATGTCCTCATGAGTCTTTTCATATTTGAAACACAAAGGCAGATTTACAACTTGTGCTGCTTGTGAACAGCTTAATAAATCATGTTGCAGACTGTCTAATACAAATGCATAACTGCCTCACAGCCTGATTAAGGTTACATCCCTTTGCATAAAGTATATTAATTCAATAGATGTCAggaactgtattatttaaaaaaaaagatgactgTGTACATACCTGCAAGCAGCATCAAACGTGAAGAAAGAGCTACTTACGCATAAGAAATGTATCCTACATTATGTATTTTAGGGAAAAAGCACAACTATCTTCTCTGCATAGGGCAGGTGAAGAGACAGTAAAAAGCTATACAAATCCCAATAAAAATGGTCAGTTACCATCTGTTA encodes the following:
- the LOC117420609 gene encoding uncharacterized protein LOC117420609, which codes for MSAAGKNTTSASSLNLKATQQYDIPDQQPLRTVMEGKDSFLISSRSMLSNINEAEVEKVFARRMDNCGEFHKKDDHVSESTKECRTELQMLQDDPGTTEITTCSEVKHSAVTYDTSDRGPQECKPKTALSEGDFSQVVHSAEDTGCSPSDLMSLSSNTECDNNIKHPGISEHPQTDPNNTEEAPMHDYKYLQVQNTSSISAELVEANSVAWEPIDTGSSVDLKGKQKRRYLYVEEILQRDQPFEVHSHSCEQEGNVIHSAGQCAGANYMEESITIYSSAESKVEDLELNMSQDSNTQISTGSFCNDKRSRPAKYNAAELHQERSHCGLKTRPLTGRPIPMYFQPKDPDLEAKALQLHKNAVSSINIPTLFRGISSRRDILKFMSENSHRQWEKKESACRFQRAWKAHRHQLSSVYNRRRSSNLKEWVQIVKEKKELEDSHWQERRKKIQKVLRHSREKTAKRLKRVGPHLEVYEAFHPVRTETSCREFLSATICIQKFIRGWLVRVQLSRVREKAVNHGPSLSAVVKQYRRMMHRLKRRFGVIKPSVPLVYSDLEEWLDRKTMYEKMFIKREFWKELDKSELPNFFKNCAHFPSKQDIEHTWSLINYGTFGKAAEAVKKHQAVEMAFTLYPPHEAKPLLGAIRQSTWVNPIVDGEEGYRYLVSDHPVLKEADIHVVGRLVATSIRERKERLAVSDNTIKKEAP